The genomic segment TTTGGCCAGGCGGAAGGAGCCCGAGGCCCCGACCCCTTTGGTCTGCTTCAGGACGCCTGTGGTCACCAGCCTCTTGATGGACAGCTTGATCTGCGAGTCGGCGTTCTCCCCCACCTTGTAGTGGCTCTTGATGTACTTCTGGATGGACTGGCGAGAGGAACCTGCCCGGCTCTTCTCGGCCTGGATGGCGGCCACGATCATGTCGGAATACTTGGGGTGGTCCGTGGACTTCTTGACCGCTGAGGCCCTCTTGGGCTTGGAAGCCGGGGCTGCGGACGAGTTCTCAGTCATCCTGCTTGGTTAAAGAAGTCAGCTGTTGCTCCAAGCCACTTGTCTTTGGGGCTGCTCAGACGACAAAGGTCTAACCTGACTTCACAATtgtccttttttgaaaaaaaatgcagcaAGTGGGACGTTGTTGCCCGTTGAAGGTCTCTTCCCAGCACCTCTTCTTGTGATGGGAAGGATGCAACCTTTCTTCACAACTGTCCCTTATTCTTTTCCGGTGCCCTGCGTGGGACCCTTTGAAGGTCTCTTCCAAAACAGCAGGGTGTGGTCCTGGAGGAGCTTCTTTCCCGAAGGAGCAAACTCTGGCTACTTAAGAAGGCCTGACAGTCAGTTTGGGACAGCAAAGCCTAATAAGAATCAGTCTTGGGTTGCCTTGGGTTGGTAGGCCTTTGGCTGGCCCCGGTCTCTCTGGGGCTCGGTTCCcgcttcttctttcttctcttgcccctcttttccttcttctctcgccagactctgctgctgctgctgctgctgcttctctctcCGCCTCTCTTTGGCTCTGTAAGAGGCAGCAGCCGGCGCATGCGGGTATTTAGCAGTGAGGCGCGGACCGCGGTGAGGACCGCACTGCTGGCTGCCTGCTCAGGCCCCCGAATGGCGCCGCGCCGCAGACATCTGTGTTTCTTCCGCCGCCTTCGGAGCCCCTTCCCGGCCTCGAGGGGCCCCGACAAGCCCCGGCGCCCCGCCGACAGCTGCCCGCAGCCCCCCGGAGGCCTCCCAGGGGGTCCCGAGGAGCACGGCGCGCCCCCCGGCCCCGCACGGAGCCCCCAACCGCGCCTGGGCTCCCGCGCGCCCCGCCGCCTGCCCCCTTCGCGCCCCGCCTGGCGCCCCGCACAGGGCTCCCCAGTGGGGCAGGCAGGGCGGGCGGGAAGCGGGGTCCCCGGGGCGCCCCCCAGCACGGCCCCCGCCCCCTGCGCCCCTCCCGCGCCCCACAGCCGCCCCCCGAGGGGACCCAACTAACACAGGGCATCCCGGGCTGGGCGGGAGGGCTCGCCTGGGACCCGGCTgccggggggagagggagaggcgcCCCCAAACAGCCGCCACCCCACCCCGGAACCCCTCCCCACAGACCCCCACCCGCCCCTGGAGGGGAGCGAGCCCCCTTCCATTTCCAGGAGAACTTTGCAGCCCTGCCATGCCCTGCCATTCCCTTCCCCCACAGCAGCACTTGGAAGCCACTTTGGGGAAACTTTGGGGGGCTCTCCGTGCCAAATGGAAGTCCCGTGGAAGGTGGGGCGCTCGGGACCACCCaccctcctcccaacaaaggggtGGCATGGACCTTGGAGCCCCCTTCTCTAGATCTCCCCTTAAATAACAT from the Anolis carolinensis isolate JA03-04 chromosome 5, rAnoCar3.1.pri, whole genome shotgun sequence genome contains:
- the LOC134299630 gene encoding histone H1.0 → MTENSSAAPASKPKRASAVKKSTDHPKYSDMIVAAIQAEKSRAGSSRQSIQKYIKSHYKVGENADSQIKLSIKRLVTTGVLKQTKGVGASGSFRLAKGDEPKKAPVKKAKKEVKKAVTPKKAAKPKKAPAKLPAKKAKPAPKKAKKKPAPAPKKAKKPKTVKAKPVKASKPKKAKASKPKAKSSAKKSAKKK